A stretch of DNA from Thunnus thynnus chromosome 16, fThuThy2.1, whole genome shotgun sequence:
gtacaattatatatataaaaaagagagTTTACGTTGCTTTCTTGGTATCACAACTTCAATCAAGATATTCTAAATCTCACTGTGCAACTGCCATCTAGTAAAACATCACTGTCATGAAATCAGGGTTGGTTCTCTGACTGTGGACGAGCACAATaatgcaacactgaaaactcCACAGTGATCTAAATATACTGAGCTAAAGGGTTCACCACTCTGGcctctctttaaaaaaaaaaaaaaaagaaaaaaagaaaagatttctGGCGCGCCCCGGTAGTCTACTGGTTAAGACGCTTGCCACGTAAACGCAACATCTGCAGTTCGACTCCAGCagcggacctttgttgcatgtcattccccgTCTCTTTACTCATGTCATATCTAAACTGTTTCTAtccaataaaggcataaaaatgcctcaaaatctaaaaaaaaaaaaaaaaaagattctgatGGAATAAACGGACACAAACTGGAGCTGTAAAGTGTTGTGTCGGCAGAAATAAGCATCATTGTGTGCCTTGGTTGTCACTGCAGCAACTCTGATTTCCCTAACATTATTCATTCCCTGTTTCAAGTTCATCTCCGAGTCGTAAGAAGTCCACCAGCCTGATCCACGAGGTACATCAGCAAACAACAAGCAATAAGACATGTAGATCCACAATGTTTGAAGTCTTTGTTTTCCGCTTCTTTCCTCTCTACTCCTGAGCTCTGAGTCTAGTGGTGGTGACCGACGGACAGCACCAGAGGTATGAGGCAGCCCAGCACCAGAGCTCCCACCTCCACCTTGCTCAGTCCCTTCCCTCCGTTGCCTCCTGCGGGAGCGTGGCTGTGGCCGGTGCCCCCCACCTCAGGGAGGACGTGGACGGTGGCCACGTAGAGGAAGGTGCCGGCAGAGAAGAGCATGGCAACACCGGTGGCGTTGATGTCTGACAGGGCCTCCTTGCTGCTCTGAGGGtggaagaaacaaaaacaactgttgGACAAcatgtctgactgaagatttgagacacaaaaaaacattttctttctgatgGGCAGCCTGTTGTTGAAACGCAtcctttatttaatttcatctgGACATTTTATGGCTAATGAAATTGAATCTATTCATCTCAAACAGGTCTGTTATATGTCTCTTGTGGAGGATTATGAACTCCTACCAGTCAGACTGGTTTTCTAAAGCAACACCCTGCCTTCTATTTGACTGAGTCATGTTCATTGTTCAACACAATCTGAGGAGATGACTGCCAGTGTGCCTCAGGCTGGAAActctttaaaaatatacagatCCTTAAGATAACAGACGATGTTGTAAGCAATGTACTTCCAAGAGAAGGCTGCAATTCGTTGCTCTGAAAAACACTAATTCATTCCAAACAAAGAAATTGTGAGAATattcctatttttattttatggaaaaaaagcCAACTCTttatcacatacagtacattttttcAGCAGTTACCTGACTGAGGCCTAGAAAAGTGAGCATCGCGAGGACGGGCGCTGCCAGGGCGAAGACCAGAAGATGTTTGCGGATGCGGTTCCTCTCGAGCCCGGCGTGCATCAGGAACGACACCAGGCCGAACGCTGCAGGAGCCTGCAGACGAGAGAACAGCTGGGTTAACATAGTTCCACATTTACAACATACTGCAGCCACACAGGtttaatttgtatatatatgcatCTCATAGATCTACATTGATTTACAAGATATAAACCATTATCACCTTATGCAGCATGATTGCTACAAAGACAATGAGTTGAACGCTGGTCTGAGAGGTTGAGGCAGCAGCTCCTAGTGCCACTCCATCAGCTGCAGACAAAAGACAGACTTGCTGagatatattatttaatatttggtcATTAGCACATCAACAAAGGACATCAACAACATTTTGGATCCAATATTGAAAAAAAGAGCAGCTATTACTGTTAAGCAGTTCTCGAGCTTGATTCAAAAAATAAGATTCAtgagtaaataagtaaaaaaaaaaaagaaaaaaggtaaaagacataaaaataaatctagttACAAGGACGACTCTTCTATATTGCTGTGTGATTTAGACAGATTTTAGCGTGACGGAGTGTCGAACCCACCGGCAGCGTGGACCACGAGACCCAGGGTGGTGGTAATTTTAGAGTTGGTGACCCTTGCGGACTCTGGATCTGAAATCagacaaaatataataatacatgtgAGCGACAACACAGCATCTCCACACTGAGTAAGAACGTGTAACATCACATGTTGGCAGACTTTGTTTGCGGAGCATTCGCTGCTCAAAAAAACCCTCTGAAATTGTTCGGTGCTGAGCGTGGGTGCATCTGGGAGAAGAGAATTTGCAGTTAAGCCATCTGGAGGTGTTTTGGGTTTAATTCAATGAGATAATTTTCTTCCAAAGTAGATTATCACCTCAAGGCTAATGACCCAGCCTCATTTCCCCCCGCCAACTAAGTCACCACACAGACACTCAGGTCCTACGTGCTTTGGATGCTTTAatctttgtgcttttatttccCTTGTAGTACTCACCTTCAGTGTTATGCACATGAGAACTTCCTATCTGGTCCACAAGCAGCATAAAGACGAAGCCCAGGACCAGAGACACTCCGATGCAGGCGTGGAGCTGCTCGTGACTGTGCTCGTGTTTCCCGCTCTCGCCCAAGCCTGCATCTCCTTCGACTTTTGTCTCGGACACCTCCAAAACCCCAACCTGGCCGTGACTGTGGTGTCCGCCTGTGAATACACAGGTCACAGGTTTGTAAGTGATGATAAaccaaatgtttgtgtttgacaaaGTTTGTTACGTAACAGAAATGCTTCAACTGTTTGTCGTTTACTGCCGTTAGTCGAACTTTGCTCTATTTGAAGAGGATTCAGACTGTTGCGGTCTGAATCAGTTGCTGCCAAGTTACAGTAGATGCCTTCATGCTCTATACTCTAAATCTCTGTCAAAAGATCCTTTAAAGACTTGAAAGAATTTTTGGTGGCATTTTTTGGACAGCATACAGTAGAGAGCTGACAGGAAGTGAGGAGAGTTAAAGGGAAGGgctcattatcaattaatctgccttaatttgtttttctcttaatcctgattttgtcta
This window harbors:
- the slc39a9 gene encoding zinc transporter ZIP9; amino-acid sequence: MDDFSSISLLSLAMLVGCYVAGTIPLAVNFSEEKLKLVTVLGAGLLCGTALAVIIPEGVHALYEEILEGGHHSHGQVGVLEVSETKVEGDAGLGESGKHEHSHEQLHACIGVSLVLGFVFMLLVDQIGSSHVHNTEDPESARVTNSKITTTLGLVVHAAADGVALGAAASTSQTSVQLIVFVAIMLHKAPAAFGLVSFLMHAGLERNRIRKHLLVFALAAPVLAMLTFLGLSQSSKEALSDINATGVAMLFSAGTFLYVATVHVLPEVGGTGHSHAPAGGNGGKGLSKVEVGALVLGCLIPLVLSVGHHH